One genomic segment of Novisyntrophococcus fermenticellae includes these proteins:
- a CDS encoding MGMT family protein has translation MDFYKRVEAVCREVPYGRVATYGQIALLCGKPGNARQVGYALGHKVSDVPAYRVVNAKGALSGAAAFEIPGIQRHLLEIEGIRLDADEHVDLDKFGWKNTLEDALKLLEFFEKNDL, from the coding sequence ATGGATTTTTACAAACGGGTGGAGGCTGTCTGCAGAGAGGTCCCATATGGCAGGGTCGCTACCTACGGTCAGATAGCTCTGCTCTGCGGAAAACCGGGAAATGCCCGGCAAGTGGGCTATGCCCTGGGGCATAAAGTGTCGGATGTTCCGGCTTACCGGGTTGTGAATGCAAAAGGCGCTTTAAGCGGTGCAGCTGCCTTTGAGATACCGGGGATTCAGCGCCATCTTCTGGAGATAGAAGGCATTCGCCTGGACGCAGACGAACATGTGGATCTTGATAAATTTGGCTGGAAAAACACTTTGGAGGATGCACTCAAATTACTCGAGTTTTTTGAAAAAAATGACCTATGA